One window of the Paenibacillus beijingensis genome contains the following:
- a CDS encoding valine--tRNA ligase, protein MSEKQTTTEMPTTYDPKAAEQKGYDYWIEGGYFKAGQRPDAKPYTIVIPPPNVTGMLHIGHALDFTLQDILIRTKRMQGYDALWLPGADHAGIATQTKVEQKLREEGLSRYDLGRDKFLERVWEWKEVYAGTIREQWAKMGFSLDYSRERFTLDEGLSRAVREVFVRLYEKGLIYRGKKIINWDPAARTALSDIEVEYKEVNGNLYHLRYPLKDGSGYVTVATTRPETMLGDTAVAVHPEDERYKHLIGQMLVLPIIGREIPIVGDEYVEKDFGSGAVKITPAHDPNDFEVGLRHDLPQIIVMDESGIMNENAGPYNGMDRADCRKAIVKDLQESGVCIQIEEHVHQVGHSERSGAVVEPYLSTQWFVAMKPLADAAIAAQKSGKGVNFVPDRFEKIYLHWIENVRDWCISRQLWWGHRIPAWYCDKCDSLHVAREDLAECPSCGSGELRRDEDVLDTWFSSALWPFSTLGWPDEDSEDLKRYYPTDVLVTGYDIIYFWVARMIFTALEFTDQIPFKDVLIHGLVRDAEGRKMSKSLGNGVDPLEVIEKYGADAMRFMISTSSTPGQDLRFRWERVEQARNFANKIWNASRFALMNLEDVSFADIDISVELGTADRWILHRLNETSRSVTRLIDAYEFGETGRLLYNFIWDDLCDWYIEFAKLNLYGSDPAAKRATQSVLAYVLDRTQRLIHPFMPFISEEIWQHLPHEGDTITLAQWPAYDEKLEAPEAVREMELLMDMIRAVRNIRAEVNVPMSKKVELLIKPSGEAEAAILTRNEEFVSRFCGTSALTVDISLSAPDKAMTSVVSGAELYLPLAGLIDIEQEIARLEKEKATLDGEVLRIEKKLANAGFVSKAPAKVIEEERAKMADYADKRAKVLARIDELRG, encoded by the coding sequence TGGCTGCCGGGCGCCGACCACGCCGGCATTGCGACGCAAACAAAGGTGGAGCAGAAGCTGCGCGAGGAAGGATTGTCCCGCTACGACCTGGGCCGCGACAAGTTTTTGGAGCGGGTGTGGGAGTGGAAGGAAGTGTATGCCGGCACGATCCGCGAGCAGTGGGCGAAAATGGGCTTTTCTCTCGACTACAGCCGCGAGCGGTTTACGCTTGATGAAGGACTCTCGCGCGCGGTGCGCGAAGTGTTCGTCCGCCTGTACGAGAAAGGTCTCATTTACCGCGGCAAAAAAATTATTAACTGGGATCCGGCCGCGCGCACGGCGCTTTCCGATATCGAGGTTGAATATAAAGAAGTAAACGGCAATCTGTACCACCTCCGCTATCCGCTTAAGGACGGCAGCGGTTACGTGACGGTCGCCACGACCCGTCCGGAGACAATGCTCGGCGATACCGCCGTCGCGGTTCATCCCGAAGACGAGCGCTACAAGCATCTCATCGGCCAAATGCTCGTGCTGCCGATTATCGGCCGCGAAATTCCGATCGTCGGCGACGAGTATGTCGAGAAGGACTTTGGATCCGGAGCGGTCAAAATTACGCCGGCCCACGATCCGAACGACTTCGAGGTCGGCCTGCGCCATGACCTGCCGCAAATTATTGTCATGGACGAGAGCGGCATCATGAACGAGAACGCCGGCCCTTACAATGGAATGGACCGCGCGGACTGCCGCAAGGCGATTGTGAAGGATCTGCAGGAGAGCGGCGTTTGCATACAGATTGAAGAGCACGTCCATCAGGTCGGCCACAGCGAACGGAGCGGCGCGGTCGTCGAGCCGTACCTGTCTACGCAGTGGTTCGTTGCGATGAAACCGCTCGCGGATGCGGCCATTGCCGCGCAGAAGTCCGGCAAAGGCGTCAACTTCGTGCCGGACCGCTTCGAGAAAATTTATTTGCACTGGATCGAAAACGTGCGCGACTGGTGCATCTCCCGCCAGCTGTGGTGGGGACACCGCATTCCGGCGTGGTACTGCGACAAGTGCGATTCGCTGCACGTTGCCCGCGAAGATTTGGCCGAGTGCCCGTCCTGCGGCTCGGGCGAGCTGCGCCGCGACGAAGACGTGCTCGACACGTGGTTCAGCTCGGCGCTGTGGCCGTTCTCGACGCTCGGCTGGCCGGATGAGGACAGCGAAGATCTGAAACGCTACTATCCGACCGATGTACTCGTGACCGGATACGATATTATTTACTTCTGGGTTGCCCGGATGATTTTCACGGCGCTTGAATTTACGGACCAAATCCCGTTCAAGGACGTGCTTATTCACGGTCTGGTGCGCGACGCCGAAGGCCGCAAAATGTCCAAGTCGCTCGGCAACGGCGTCGATCCGCTGGAAGTGATCGAGAAGTACGGCGCGGATGCGATGCGCTTTATGATTTCGACCAGCAGCACGCCGGGACAGGATTTGCGCTTCCGCTGGGAGAGGGTGGAGCAGGCCCGCAACTTCGCGAACAAAATTTGGAACGCGTCGCGTTTTGCGCTTATGAACCTGGAAGACGTCTCCTTCGCGGATATCGATATCAGCGTGGAGCTTGGCACGGCGGACCGCTGGATTTTGCACCGGCTGAACGAAACGTCCCGCTCCGTCACGCGTCTGATCGATGCTTACGAATTTGGGGAAACCGGCCGGTTGCTGTATAATTTCATCTGGGACGATCTATGCGACTGGTACATTGAATTCGCGAAGCTGAACCTGTACGGATCCGATCCGGCAGCCAAGCGCGCGACCCAATCGGTACTCGCTTACGTGCTGGATCGAACGCAGCGGCTCATCCATCCGTTCATGCCGTTCATCAGCGAGGAAATCTGGCAGCATCTGCCGCATGAAGGCGACACGATTACGCTGGCCCAGTGGCCGGCGTACGACGAGAAGCTGGAAGCGCCGGAAGCGGTGCGCGAGATGGAGCTGCTGATGGATATGATCCGCGCGGTGCGCAACATCCGGGCTGAAGTGAACGTGCCGATGAGCAAAAAGGTAGAGCTGTTGATCAAGCCTTCGGGCGAAGCGGAAGCTGCCATCCTGACGCGCAACGAAGAGTTCGTGAGCCGGTTCTGCGGCACGTCGGCCCTTACGGTCGATATCTCGCTTTCCGCTCCCGATAAAGCGATGACGTCCGTCGTCTCCGGCGCCGAGCTGTACTTGCCGCTGGCGGGACTGATCGATATCGAGCAGGAAATCGCACGGCTTGAGAAAGAAAAAGCGACGCTGGACGGCGAAGTGCTGCGCATCGAGAAGAAACTGGCGAACGCCGGCTTCGTATCGAAAGCGCCGGCCAAAGTCATTGAAGAAGAACGGGCCAAAATGGCCGATTATGCCGATAAACGCGCCAAGGTGCTGGCTCGCATCGACGAGCTGCGCGGATAG
- a CDS encoding bifunctional folylpolyglutamate synthase/dihydrofolate synthase yields the protein MSSYEEARQWIEGLVPFGIRPGLDRVKELMERLGHPERRLKFIHVAGTNGKGSVCAYLTSVLIKCGYDTGTFTSPYITKFTNRFQYNGRDIEEETLLMLANRLRPHVEEIAATELGSPTMFEVATALAILFYATVAYPDFVVFETGLGGRLDVTNIVTPVISIITNVGHDHMDILGDTLAKVAAEKAGIIKNGVPVVSAVAPGEALDVIKAKAAASKSTLYQLGEQFRELPLQVAEDGQTFTFEGPFRTVSPLSVTLSGAHQRTNAAVAVMALEVLRQYYALLIDDEHLIEGLKSTAWPGRLEMVSRQPRMLLDGAHNPEGAETLAAALRDVYRYERLYIMMGMLENKSHRESLRHILPIVDTLILTEPDFRKAMPAGRLGEIVRELLQEAGRPVEVIVEPDWTAALDNLQRITGDADLAVVTGTLYLIADVRARVLDHSDSEKGW from the coding sequence ATGTCAAGCTACGAGGAAGCGCGGCAGTGGATTGAAGGGCTGGTGCCGTTCGGCATCCGGCCCGGTCTTGACCGGGTCAAGGAACTGATGGAACGGCTCGGACACCCCGAGCGCCGGCTGAAGTTTATCCATGTCGCGGGCACGAACGGGAAAGGTTCCGTATGCGCCTATTTGACCTCGGTGCTGATCAAATGCGGCTACGATACGGGGACGTTCACGTCCCCTTACATAACCAAATTTACGAACCGGTTCCAATATAACGGGCGGGATATCGAAGAAGAAACGCTGCTTATGCTGGCAAACCGGCTGAGGCCGCACGTGGAAGAAATCGCCGCGACCGAGCTCGGTTCTCCGACGATGTTCGAAGTGGCGACGGCGCTGGCGATTCTTTTTTATGCAACGGTCGCATACCCGGATTTCGTCGTGTTCGAAACCGGGCTCGGCGGCCGTCTCGATGTGACCAACATTGTGACGCCGGTTATTTCGATCATTACGAATGTCGGGCACGACCATATGGATATTTTGGGCGACACGCTTGCCAAAGTCGCAGCGGAGAAAGCGGGCATTATCAAAAACGGCGTACCCGTCGTCTCCGCCGTAGCGCCGGGGGAAGCGCTGGACGTCATCAAGGCGAAAGCGGCCGCTTCCAAAAGCACGCTCTATCAGCTTGGGGAGCAGTTCCGCGAACTGCCGCTGCAGGTAGCCGAAGACGGGCAGACGTTTACGTTCGAGGGGCCTTTCCGCACGGTTTCTCCGCTAAGCGTAACACTGAGCGGCGCGCATCAGCGAACGAACGCGGCCGTCGCCGTCATGGCGCTGGAAGTGCTGCGCCAGTATTACGCGCTGCTGATTGACGACGAGCATTTGATCGAAGGGCTGAAGAGCACTGCTTGGCCCGGACGGCTCGAAATGGTGTCCAGGCAGCCGCGGATGCTGCTCGACGGGGCGCACAATCCCGAAGGAGCCGAGACGCTTGCGGCGGCGCTGCGCGACGTGTACCGCTACGAGCGGCTTTATATTATGATGGGAATGCTGGAGAACAAGAGTCATCGCGAGTCTCTCCGGCATATACTTCCAATAGTGGATACTCTTATTCTGACCGAGCCCGATTTCCGCAAAGCAATGCCCGCAGGGCGGCTCGGAGAAATCGTCCGCGAGCTGCTGCAGGAGGCCGGGCGTCCCGTCGAAGTTATCGTGGAGCCCGACTGGACGGCCGCGCTTGACAACCTGCAGCGGATCACCGGGGACGCCGACCTTGCGGTCGTTACCGGAACATTATATTTGATAGCCGATGTCCGCGCCCGAGTGCTGGATCATTCGGATTCTGAAAAAGGTTGGTGA
- the murC gene encoding UDP-N-acetylmuramate--L-alanine ligase, translated as MSTAEHVHFIGIGGYGMSAIARVMLEMGYKVSGSDVTRQELTEKLAKKGAAVYIGHDARHVAGADLVVYSTALSRDNVERKAAESLNIPVLHRSQMLARLMNAGKGIAVAGAHGKTTTSSMIALVMETCGADPTYIIGGEIVNVGTNAKAGKGEFVVAEADESDGSFLHYHPALAVVTNIEPDHLENYGGNFDNLKKAYVQFLSQVKEDGKAIVCADDENIVELLPALTASQPKERIITYAIDGEADYKADNIVLGDRKLSFTMSHGGTELGTVELSVPGRHNVYNAMATIITCMEAGLTFASIAAAISEFIGAKRRFQVMGEVNDILIIDDYAHHPTEIRATISAAKATGKRIVAVFQPQRYTRTFFLLEQFSRAFPEADEVIITDIYSPAGEKQIEGVNSSKLVEMIRSNSNPNTTYVPSKEEVQSYLSQRVQPGDLVLTMGAGDIWKAADGLAKQLKDGLQ; from the coding sequence GTGAGTACAGCAGAACATGTTCATTTCATCGGCATCGGCGGTTACGGCATGAGCGCCATTGCGCGCGTCATGCTCGAAATGGGATATAAAGTAAGCGGCTCCGACGTTACCCGGCAGGAGCTGACCGAGAAGCTCGCCAAGAAAGGGGCGGCCGTATATATCGGGCATGACGCGAGGCATGTGGCCGGCGCCGATCTGGTCGTCTATTCGACCGCTCTTTCCCGGGACAATGTGGAGCGCAAGGCGGCGGAGAGCCTCAATATTCCGGTGCTTCACCGCTCGCAAATGCTTGCGCGGCTGATGAACGCGGGCAAAGGCATCGCGGTGGCCGGCGCGCACGGCAAAACGACGACTTCGTCGATGATTGCGCTCGTCATGGAAACGTGCGGCGCCGACCCCACCTACATTATCGGCGGCGAAATCGTCAATGTGGGAACGAACGCCAAGGCGGGCAAAGGCGAATTTGTCGTCGCCGAGGCGGACGAAAGCGACGGCTCCTTCCTGCACTATCATCCGGCACTGGCGGTCGTGACCAACATCGAGCCGGACCATCTGGAAAATTACGGCGGCAACTTCGACAACTTGAAGAAGGCGTATGTCCAGTTTCTGTCTCAGGTGAAGGAGGACGGCAAAGCGATCGTTTGCGCCGACGACGAAAACATCGTGGAGCTGCTTCCCGCGCTGACCGCATCGCAGCCGAAGGAACGAATCATTACGTACGCCATTGACGGTGAGGCCGACTACAAGGCGGACAACATCGTCCTTGGCGACCGCAAGCTGTCGTTTACGATGTCGCACGGCGGCACGGAGCTCGGCACGGTCGAATTGTCCGTTCCGGGACGCCACAATGTATACAATGCGATGGCGACGATCATCACCTGTATGGAAGCGGGGTTGACGTTTGCAAGCATCGCGGCCGCCATCAGCGAATTTATCGGCGCCAAACGCCGTTTTCAAGTGATGGGCGAAGTGAACGATATTCTGATCATTGACGATTACGCTCACCATCCGACGGAAATCCGCGCGACGATCAGTGCGGCCAAGGCGACGGGGAAGCGGATTGTCGCGGTGTTTCAGCCGCAGCGCTACACGCGCACTTTTTTCCTGCTTGAGCAGTTTAGCCGTGCGTTTCCGGAAGCCGATGAAGTGATCATAACCGATATTTATTCGCCGGCCGGAGAAAAGCAGATTGAAGGCGTAAACTCGAGCAAGCTGGTGGAGATGATTCGCAGCAACAGCAACCCGAATACGACCTACGTGCCTTCCAAGGAAGAAGTCCAATCCTACCTTTCGCAGCGCGTGCAGCCCGGCGATCTTGTGCTGACGATGGGCGCGGGAGATATTTGGAAAGCGGCCGACGGGCTGGCCAAACAGCTGAAGGACGGGCTGCAGTAA
- a CDS encoding SPOR domain-containing protein: MNPKARITYRFDQTGKLAPSPVPSRSPGALETDRPEAKSSEYTDKRRVNASNDNKGTENTLYREPLEFTTEFVPWESPFQDDVKALEQLIRDMENAPEDKGKGLSGNVIPDTSIKPDAGARPELSSKSQSRGGPHSGANPQSPSEVTRNMGGFDSAEHYPYFDVYSNGFEREAPYEAEHSLFTGPIIELDDEYEALHDRKKLFFASARLKGRQDIPPKFSGAHPGKGPSWLKVIATVAGALATGALFGYMALAMFAGEDVLPDGAAGNAPAAQSDAGRPPAQANGGSADGTAGGEAAANTPDKAAGQDGAAAQKNVKVDGQIYQLLQYGVFRTSESADEAAEQLRSKGFAASAVSMDGGYRVYAGVAGDRDGALALAGQLPGVEVYIKEVEVQPLSSISYRGDAAAFNDFALATNRLIRALSDLSQAQLMQDQPSAVSEAATQAWTELHRKWTTQLAPVRKGVAAEAAVAAVDKLAQAVNSAAVSMDSYNKKPSRASMWTLQGALMDALFAEKELFGLIRAL, translated from the coding sequence ATGAATCCGAAAGCGCGCATAACATACCGTTTCGATCAGACCGGCAAACTAGCTCCCTCCCCGGTGCCTTCCCGCTCGCCCGGCGCCTTGGAAACGGACCGGCCGGAGGCAAAGAGCAGTGAGTATACGGACAAAAGGCGGGTTAATGCGTCGAATGATAATAAAGGGACCGAAAATACGCTTTACCGGGAACCGCTTGAATTTACAACCGAATTCGTGCCGTGGGAGAGCCCGTTCCAGGATGATGTGAAGGCGCTGGAGCAGCTGATCCGCGACATGGAAAATGCTCCCGAGGATAAGGGGAAGGGACTGTCCGGAAACGTCATTCCGGACACAAGCATTAAGCCGGACGCAGGTGCCCGGCCGGAGCTCAGTTCCAAGTCTCAATCGCGCGGAGGACCTCATTCAGGCGCAAATCCGCAATCACCCTCGGAAGTGACCCGGAATATGGGCGGGTTTGATTCCGCCGAACATTACCCTTATTTTGACGTGTACTCCAACGGGTTTGAGCGTGAAGCGCCTTATGAGGCGGAGCATTCGCTGTTTACAGGGCCGATTATCGAGCTTGATGATGAGTATGAGGCTCTGCATGATAGAAAAAAGCTTTTTTTCGCCTCCGCTCGTCTAAAAGGACGCCAAGACATTCCGCCCAAATTCAGCGGCGCCCATCCGGGCAAAGGACCTTCGTGGCTGAAAGTGATCGCAACCGTAGCCGGAGCGCTTGCGACCGGAGCGCTGTTTGGCTATATGGCGCTGGCGATGTTCGCCGGGGAAGACGTCCTGCCGGACGGCGCCGCCGGCAACGCTCCGGCAGCGCAGAGCGATGCCGGGCGTCCCCCGGCCCAAGCAAACGGCGGCAGCGCTGATGGAACGGCGGGGGGAGAGGCGGCCGCAAACACGCCGGACAAAGCGGCGGGACAAGACGGCGCTGCGGCGCAGAAGAACGTGAAGGTGGACGGACAAATATACCAGCTGCTTCAATATGGTGTATTTAGAACGAGCGAGAGTGCCGATGAAGCGGCCGAACAGCTGCGTTCCAAAGGCTTCGCCGCCTCCGCTGTTTCCATGGACGGAGGGTATCGCGTCTATGCGGGCGTGGCCGGCGATCGCGATGGAGCGCTGGCGCTTGCCGGACAGCTTCCGGGTGTGGAAGTGTATATCAAGGAAGTGGAAGTCCAGCCGCTGTCATCGATAAGCTATCGCGGAGATGCTGCAGCGTTCAATGACTTTGCGCTGGCGACGAATCGTCTGATCCGCGCGCTCAGCGATTTGTCGCAGGCCCAGCTCATGCAGGATCAGCCGTCGGCGGTTTCCGAGGCGGCCACACAGGCGTGGACCGAGCTTCACCGGAAGTGGACGACGCAGCTCGCTCCGGTCCGCAAAGGCGTTGCCGCAGAAGCGGCGGTCGCGGCCGTCGATAAGCTGGCTCAAGCGGTCAACAGCGCCGCCGTTTCGATGGACAGCTATAACAAGAAGCCTTCCCGCGCGTCGATGTGGACGCTTCAGGGGGCGCTTATGGACGCTTTGTTCGCCGAGAAAGAGCTGTTCGGACTTATTCGCGCATTGTAA
- a CDS encoding DUF4321 domain-containing protein, with the protein MKKNGWILLLFIILGLVTGSLVSTWFKTVQGLSFLSKSIPLTWSPAADLHVVSYDLTFQVDLSLFSIAGLLLALWLYRKM; encoded by the coding sequence ATGAAGAAAAACGGCTGGATTCTCCTGTTATTCATCATACTCGGTCTTGTAACGGGATCGCTTGTGTCCACATGGTTCAAGACCGTCCAGGGGTTGTCTTTCCTGTCGAAGTCCATACCGCTTACGTGGTCTCCTGCCGCCGATTTGCACGTCGTCAGCTACGATTTGACTTTTCAAGTGGACCTGAGTCTGTTCAGCATTGCCGGGCTGCTGCTTGCGCTGTGGCTGTACCGGAAAATGTAG
- a CDS encoding Maf family protein, with amino-acid sequence MTSEPNIPSRLVLASSSPRRQELVASLGLSLPVHILPTDTDESVPSGWTPAQIVERLSLRKARAAARLLAAAGDSVPSLVLGADTIVVLDGDVLGKPANRADAVQTLRRLQGRSHKVYSGMTLIGTHTGAEISAHRMTRVTMKPLDHETIERYVATGEPLDKAGSYGIQGLGATLVSGIEGCYFNVVGLPLSLLSDMLAEQGVPVL; translated from the coding sequence ATGACTTCTGAACCGAACATACCGAGCCGGCTCGTGCTGGCTTCTTCTTCTCCGCGCCGGCAGGAACTGGTTGCATCTTTGGGCCTTTCCCTGCCGGTTCATATTTTGCCGACGGATACGGACGAATCCGTTCCGTCCGGATGGACGCCGGCGCAAATTGTCGAGCGGCTCAGCCTGCGCAAAGCGCGGGCTGCGGCGCGTCTCCTGGCCGCAGCGGGCGATAGCGTGCCTTCTCTTGTGCTGGGAGCCGATACAATCGTCGTGCTGGACGGGGATGTGCTGGGCAAACCGGCAAACCGTGCGGATGCCGTGCAGACGCTTCGACGTCTGCAGGGCAGATCGCACAAGGTTTATTCCGGAATGACGCTGATCGGCACGCATACGGGAGCGGAGATAAGCGCGCACCGAATGACGCGCGTTACGATGAAGCCGCTTGATCATGAAACGATTGAACGCTACGTCGCCACCGGAGAGCCGCTTGACAAAGCGGGCTCCTACGGCATTCAAGGACTCGGCGCGACGCTGGTTTCCGGCATTGAAGGCTGTTACTTCAATGTGGTCGGACTGCCGCTGTCGCTGCTGTCGGACATGCTGGCCGAGCAAGGCGTTCCCGTTCTTTAG
- the radC gene encoding RadC family protein, translated as MQESYRLRDVPEEERPRERMMRHGAEALSHAELLAILLRTGTQRESAVHLAGRVLKECGSIRNLVDMGIQELTTIRGIGPAKALQIRAGIELGRRLARSRPIDIVTVRSPHDAADYIMEELRYLKKEHFVCLFLNTKNHIIGRETLSVGTLNASLVHPREVFRSAVKHSCASIICAHNHPSGDPTPSPEDVTLTRRLAEAGELMGIDVLDHIVIGDGRYISLKEQGLM; from the coding sequence ATGCAGGAGTCTTACCGATTGCGCGATGTCCCTGAGGAAGAGCGTCCCAGAGAACGGATGATGAGGCATGGGGCCGAGGCGCTCAGCCATGCCGAGCTGCTGGCGATCTTGCTGCGTACCGGTACGCAGCGGGAGTCGGCGGTTCATTTGGCGGGGCGGGTTCTGAAAGAATGCGGCAGTATACGAAATTTGGTTGATATGGGCATTCAGGAACTGACGACGATTCGCGGGATCGGTCCTGCCAAAGCGCTGCAGATCCGGGCCGGCATCGAGCTCGGGCGCAGGCTGGCGCGCAGCCGTCCCATCGATATTGTCACGGTCCGCAGTCCGCACGATGCGGCCGATTATATTATGGAAGAGCTGCGGTACTTAAAAAAAGAACATTTTGTCTGCTTGTTCCTCAATACAAAAAATCATATTATCGGCCGTGAAACGCTGTCGGTCGGCACGCTTAACGCTTCGCTCGTACACCCGCGCGAAGTGTTCCGCTCCGCCGTCAAGCATAGCTGCGCGTCTATCATCTGCGCGCACAATCATCCGAGCGGCGACCCGACTCCGAGCCCGGAAGATGTAACGCTTACACGGCGTCTTGCGGAAGCCGGAGAGCTGATGGGCATTGACGTGCTGGATCATATTGTCATCGGCGACGGACGATATATTAGTTTGAAGGAACAAGGCCTGATGTAA
- a CDS encoding rod shape-determining protein: MFGGFSKDLGIDLGTANTLVYVRGKGIAVREPSVVALRTDTKTIEAVGEHAKKMIGRTPGNIRAVRPMKDGVIADFETTATMIKYFIRQAQKQRSLFPRHPNVMVCVPSGITAVEKRAVEDATKQAGAREAYTIEEPFAAAIGADLPVWEPTGSMVVDIGGGTTEVAVISLGGIVTSRSIRIAGDEMDEAIIQYIKRLYNLMIGERTSEQLKMEIGSAMPLETPEQIEIRGRDLVTGLPKTLSITSDEIAEALTDTVHAIVDAVKVTLEKCPPELSADIMDRGIVLTGGGALLRNLDKLLARETGMPVIVAENPLDCVAIGTGRALENIHLFKNKGVSRSRR, encoded by the coding sequence ATGTTTGGTGGTTTTTCGAAAGATTTGGGAATTGACCTGGGTACCGCAAATACCCTTGTATATGTAAGAGGCAAAGGCATAGCTGTCAGGGAGCCGTCGGTGGTGGCCCTGCGTACCGATACAAAGACAATTGAAGCGGTCGGCGAGCACGCCAAGAAGATGATTGGGCGCACACCAGGCAACATCCGCGCCGTCAGGCCGATGAAAGACGGCGTAATCGCGGATTTCGAAACGACCGCCACCATGATTAAATATTTTATCCGACAGGCGCAGAAGCAGCGTTCGCTGTTCCCGCGCCATCCTAATGTTATGGTATGTGTGCCGTCGGGCATTACGGCCGTGGAGAAAAGAGCGGTCGAGGACGCTACGAAGCAGGCCGGCGCCCGCGAAGCGTATACGATCGAGGAGCCGTTTGCGGCGGCGATCGGAGCGGACCTCCCCGTATGGGAGCCGACGGGAAGCATGGTCGTCGATATCGGCGGCGGCACGACGGAAGTGGCCGTTATTTCGCTCGGCGGAATTGTTACGAGCCGCTCGATCCGCATTGCCGGCGACGAAATGGACGAAGCGATTATCCAGTACATTAAACGTCTGTACAACTTGATGATCGGGGAGCGGACGAGCGAGCAGCTGAAGATGGAGATCGGTTCGGCAATGCCGCTGGAGACGCCGGAGCAGATTGAAATCCGCGGCCGCGACCTCGTAACGGGACTGCCGAAAACGCTCTCCATCACCTCCGATGAAATTGCCGAAGCGCTGACCGATACGGTGCATGCGATCGTCGACGCCGTCAAAGTAACACTGGAGAAATGTCCGCCGGAGCTGTCGGCCGACATTATGGACCGCGGCATCGTGCTGACCGGCGGCGGAGCGCTGCTTCGCAATCTGGACAAGCTGCTTGCGCGTGAGACGGGAATGCCCGTCATCGTAGCGGAGAACCCGCTCGACTGTGTGGCGATCGGAACCGGACGGGCGCTGGAAAACATTCATCTGTTCAAAAACAAGGGCGTTTCCCGCTCCAGAAGATAA
- the mreC gene encoding rod shape-determining protein MreC, translating to MIELFKLLRNKRLFVLMIGFILFIAVIGFSLSNRKELSWPEKFVKDTVGYTQQWLYKPAGYIAGLFQDIRQLRSIYEENEQLRTMAAAYARDKIEYNFTKQKNEELEKALAFTERQKQMNDYQYIVAQVVALSPDPYNKTLTINLGSQDGIEADMAVVTVDGLVGMVSKVSAFTSTVMPITEIDDQAPVPKWISATILGRESDSFGIISNYDEETDRLLMTKIPESDKMAVGDTVITSGLGNVFPKGIVIGTVESRQVSDFGLTNTAAVEIAADFDHLSEVFVVKIPKLETGNP from the coding sequence GTGATCGAATTGTTTAAGCTGCTGCGAAACAAGCGGTTGTTCGTGCTCATGATCGGTTTTATTCTTTTCATCGCGGTGATCGGGTTCTCGCTCAGCAACCGCAAAGAGTTGTCCTGGCCGGAAAAATTCGTCAAGGATACGGTAGGATACACGCAGCAATGGTTGTACAAGCCCGCTGGTTACATAGCGGGCTTGTTCCAGGATATTCGCCAGCTGCGTTCAATCTACGAAGAGAATGAACAGCTCCGCACGATGGCGGCCGCTTACGCGCGCGACAAGATAGAGTACAATTTTACGAAGCAGAAAAACGAGGAGCTTGAGAAGGCGCTCGCATTTACGGAACGGCAAAAGCAAATGAATGACTACCAATATATCGTGGCCCAGGTGGTGGCGCTCAGTCCCGACCCTTACAATAAGACGCTGACCATTAATCTCGGCTCGCAAGATGGGATCGAAGCCGATATGGCCGTCGTCACCGTGGACGGTCTCGTCGGCATGGTGAGCAAAGTATCCGCATTCACCTCAACGGTCATGCCGATTACGGAAATCGACGATCAGGCTCCGGTTCCGAAGTGGATTTCGGCGACCATTCTCGGGCGTGAATCGGACTCATTCGGCATTATCAGCAATTACGACGAGGAGACGGACCGTCTGCTCATGACCAAAATTCCGGAGTCGGACAAGATGGCCGTCGGTGATACGGTCATTACTTCCGGTCTTGGAAATGTGTTCCCGAAAGGCATTGTGATCGGCACGGTGGAGTCGAGGCAGGTGAGCGACTTCGGCCTGACGAATACCGCAGCGGTTGAAATCGCCGCCGATTTCGACCATCTGTCGGAAGTGTTCGTTGTCAAGATTCCAAAGCTGGAGACCGGAAATCCATGA